In the Streptomyces sp. 3214.6 genome, CACCTGGACCACCGGCCTGGGCACCGCCCGCCTCATCGAGGCGATCGCCACCGGTTCCGGAACCCTTGTTCCCGCCTCTGTCGTGCTGGACGGCGAGTACGGCGTGCACGGCACCAGCCTCACCGTGCCCGTCGAACTCGGGCCCGAAGGTGTACGCCGCATAGCGGCCTGGGATCTGCCGGAGGAGGAAGCGGACGGCATGGTCCGGGCCGCGGCCCGTGTCGAGGCGAGCGCCTCCGAACTGACCGACCAGGCCGTGGCCCGGCAGTCCTGACACCGCTCACCACGCACCACCACGTATCAACGACGCTACGTAGCAAGGAGAACGACCCCATGGCCATCACCCGAGACCTGTACGTCGCCGGCAGAGACGTGCCCGCCGCCTCCGGCCGCACCACCGACGACATCAACCCCTTCACCGGGGAGGTGTACGCCACCGTCGCCGCCGCCGGTCCCGAGGACGTCGTGCGTGCCGTGGACGCAGCCGACTCGGCGTTCGAGGAGTGGGCTGCACTGGCCCCCTTCGCCCGTCGGGCGATCTTCCTGAGGGCCGCCCACCTGCTGGACGGACGCGGCACACAGGTCGCCGACCTCATGGCGCAGGAGGCGGGCGGCACCCGGCCGTGGGCGTTCTTCAACGTGGGGTTGGCGGCGAACATCCTGCGCGAGGCCGCGGCCGCGATCACCGCCCCGCGCGGCGAGGTGCTCAGCGCGCAGGAACAGGGCGCGCTGGGCCTGGCGGTGCGCGAACCGCTGGGCGTGGTCGCCGCGTTCGCGCCCTGGAACGCACCCGTCATCCTGGGCGTGCGCGCTGTGGCGGCGCCCTTGGCCGCGGGCAACACGGTCGTCGTCAAAGCGAGCGAGGACGCGCCGATCGCCTGCGGGCTGCTGGTCGCCGACGTGCTGCGGGAGGCCGGGTTGCCGGACGGCGTGCTCAATGTCATCACCAACGCCCGTGAGGACGCGGCCGAGATCGCCGAGGCGCTGATCGCCGACGAGCGGGTGCGGGCGGTGAACTTCACCGGCTCCACCGCTGTCGGGAGGATCATCGGCGAGCTGGCGGCCCGTCACCTCAAGCCCTCCGTGCTGGAGTTGGGTGGCAAGAACGCGGTGCTCGTCCTCGACGACGCGGACGTGGACTACGCCGTGGACGCCGTGACGTTCAGCGTGTTCATGAACGCAGGGCAGATCTGCATGTCCGGCGACCGGATCCTCGTCCACGAGTCCCTGGCGGAGGAGTTCACCCGGAAGTTCACCGCGAAGGCGGACTCGCTGGCGGCCGGTGACCCAGGGGAGCCGTACACGGTCGTGGGCCCGCTGGTGAGCGCACAGGCCGCACGGCGGGTGGCCGACCTGGTCGCGGACGCCGTGGCCAAGGGTGCGAAGATCCTGGTCGGCGGTGGTGAACCGGACGGCGCGGTCCACCCGGCGACCGTCCTCACCGATGTCCCGAGGGACGCGGACCTTTACCACGCGGAGGCGTTCGGCCCGGTCTGCGTCATGGAGACCTTCACCGACGACGACACCGCGGTGACCCTCGCCAACGACACCGACAGCGGCCTGACCTGCGGCATCATCACGGAGAACGCCACCCACGGACTGACGGTGGCGCGCCGGATCCGTACGGGCATCGTGCACATCAACGACCAGTCCGTGGCCGACGAGCCGCAAGCCCCGTTCGGTGGGGCGAAAGCCTCCGGGTACGGGCGCTTCGGCGGTCGTTGGGGAATCGAGGCGTTCTCCAACACCCGCTGGGTGACCATCGCCACCCAGCAAGCGCACTACCCCTTCTGAACCGACTTGTCGGTCACTTTGTGGTAGGCCTGGGGAAACGTTCCCCTGCGCACTGGGAGTCGTCGCCGATCCAGAGACTTTCACGAACGACCTGTCCGGCGGTGACTTCCTGCGCAGAGGGGTGCTGGAGCGGGCTGGGAAGGATGACTTAGCTTGACTCTGTCGGGGATCTTGGAGTCTCCCGGCGCGGCAGTAGGGTCAGCGGGCATGCTCGGTTGGTTCCGATGACTGATGCAGCTGTCGAGGTGCCCGTTGTCCCTCCGCCCCCGTTCCGGTGAACGAGTCCCGCCTCTGACTGCGCAGGTCGCGCGGGCGAGCAACCCGGACGGCACGACGGCGATATGGGTGCGCGACCGGCTGGATGGGCTGTGGTGTGACGAGGACTTCGCCGACTGGTACCCGCGGGACGGGCGTCCGGGTCTCTCGCCCGCTCAACTGGCCACGGTCTGTGTGCTGCAGTTCCTGCTCGGCCTGTCGGACCGGCATGCCGCCGAGGCGGTCCGCTGCCGGATCGACTTCAAGTACGCGATGGCCATGGAGCTGGACGATCCAGGTTTCCACCACAGCGTGCTGGCCGACTTCCGGGACCGTCTCGCCGAGGACGGCCGGGCCGACCGTCTCCTCGACCTCGCGCTCGCACGCCTGAAGGAAGCCGGTCTCGTCCGCGAGCGCACCACCCAGCGCACCGATTCCACCCACGTCCTGGCAGCAGTGCGCGACCTGACCCGCCTGGAGCTGGTCACCGAGGCGGTCCGCGCGGCACTTGAAGAAGTCGCCGGCATGTCCCCTCACCTGCTCGACGAGCTGGTCGATGAGGACTGGGGGCTCCGCTACGGCCGTCCAATCCGCCTGGGCAAGAACCCCACCAAACCCAAGACCAGGATCCTCGCGACCGGAAACGACGCCGTCCGGCTCCTGGAACACCTCCACCGTCACGGAGCCGACCGTGCGTCGGGCCCGCGTGTCCAGGCCCTGCGTCAGATCATGGTGCAGAACTACCACCGCGATGCCGCGGGCCGCCTGTGCTGGCGCACCGCCGAGAAGGAAGGCGGGCCCGGGCTGCCGCCCTCCTCCGGGGCGATTGTCTCGCCCTACGACACCTCGGCCCGCTACGCACGCCACGGACACATCATCAGCTGGAAGGGGTTCACCGCCCATCTGACCGAGTCCTGTGCTCCCGATCGCCCCAACGTGATCACGGACGTGGCCAGCACCGCGGCCACCACCCACGACAGCCAGGTCCTACCCGGCATCCATACCCGCCCCGCCCGCCGCGGACTGCTCCCCACCGAGCACCTGGTCGACGCCGGCTACACCTCCCTGCCCCACCTGGAACAAGCCGCCCGCGAACACCAGGTCACCGTCTCCGGCCCGCTGAAGAGCAACCCCACCCGCCAACACCGCCAAAACGAGGGCTTCGCCCGGGACGACTTCCACATCGACTACGACAATCAGCAGGTCACCTGCCCCCAGGGACAGGTCAGCGCGGGCTGGCACGGCCCCTACCCGACGTCCTCGCCCACCGCGGCCCCGCTGATCGTGGCCCGGTTCACCAAGACCCAGTGCCGCCCCTGCCCGGTCCGCGCCCAGTGCACCAGCACCGCCGACAACGTCCGCACCGTGGGTTTTCCCCCGCGAGAGCTCCGCGACCTGCAACTCCGCGTCCGCACGGAACAGCAGACACCCGAGTGGAAGGCCCGCTACGCGGCCCGCTCCGGAGTGGAGAGCACGGTCAACGAGTTCGCCCACGGACACGGCATGCGCCGCTGCCGTTACCGAGGACAGGGAAGAGCCCACATCCAGCACGTCCTGACGGCCATCGCCGTGAACATCGAGCGCCTCAGCGGACTGTCACCGGCCGAGGAACCCCCGACGTCTCGCCCACCGACTGCCTTCCAGGACTACCTCGACCAGTGTGAGATCCCCCGGCTGAAGTCCTGGCGAACTCTGGGCAGTTGACCCCAGCGACTCCAAGATCCCCGACAGAGTCAAGCTGAGAAGCCGTTGTCGTACCGAACTTGATCGGTGTGTTTCCGCAGCTCATGCATGATGTCGGTGTTGGCGGGACAGGCTCGGCGG is a window encoding:
- a CDS encoding aldehyde dehydrogenase family protein yields the protein MAITRDLYVAGRDVPAASGRTTDDINPFTGEVYATVAAAGPEDVVRAVDAADSAFEEWAALAPFARRAIFLRAAHLLDGRGTQVADLMAQEAGGTRPWAFFNVGLAANILREAAAAITAPRGEVLSAQEQGALGLAVREPLGVVAAFAPWNAPVILGVRAVAAPLAAGNTVVVKASEDAPIACGLLVADVLREAGLPDGVLNVITNAREDAAEIAEALIADERVRAVNFTGSTAVGRIIGELAARHLKPSVLELGGKNAVLVLDDADVDYAVDAVTFSVFMNAGQICMSGDRILVHESLAEEFTRKFTAKADSLAAGDPGEPYTVVGPLVSAQAARRVADLVADAVAKGAKILVGGGEPDGAVHPATVLTDVPRDADLYHAEAFGPVCVMETFTDDDTAVTLANDTDSGLTCGIITENATHGLTVARRIRTGIVHINDQSVADEPQAPFGGAKASGYGRFGGRWGIEAFSNTRWVTIATQQAHYPF
- a CDS encoding IS1182 family transposase; translation: MSLRPRSGERVPPLTAQVARASNPDGTTAIWVRDRLDGLWCDEDFADWYPRDGRPGLSPAQLATVCVLQFLLGLSDRHAAEAVRCRIDFKYAMAMELDDPGFHHSVLADFRDRLAEDGRADRLLDLALARLKEAGLVRERTTQRTDSTHVLAAVRDLTRLELVTEAVRAALEEVAGMSPHLLDELVDEDWGLRYGRPIRLGKNPTKPKTRILATGNDAVRLLEHLHRHGADRASGPRVQALRQIMVQNYHRDAAGRLCWRTAEKEGGPGLPPSSGAIVSPYDTSARYARHGHIISWKGFTAHLTESCAPDRPNVITDVASTAATTHDSQVLPGIHTRPARRGLLPTEHLVDAGYTSLPHLEQAAREHQVTVSGPLKSNPTRQHRQNEGFARDDFHIDYDNQQVTCPQGQVSAGWHGPYPTSSPTAAPLIVARFTKTQCRPCPVRAQCTSTADNVRTVGFPPRELRDLQLRVRTEQQTPEWKARYAARSGVESTVNEFAHGHGMRRCRYRGQGRAHIQHVLTAIAVNIERLSGLSPAEEPPTSRPPTAFQDYLDQCEIPRLKSWRTLGS